aacaaaaataaaatgtcatataagttagaaataaaatgaaaagaatgtATTTGTATTTAAGTTACTTTTAATCGTTCAACATAATTAATGTTTTAGCCTCTAAAAATTTGATACAAACTAATTGATATTTCATATATCAAGAATTAtctaattcttttatatattaatatatatagtaCTCCCCATTATCTAATTACttagtcaaagttttttttagttgttttgaattatttgtcattttgataaattaagaaaaaataaatatttttacctaTTGTACATTCAAtcaattactttgaaaaaagtaaaatttcatTAATGCATCGTCACTAAAACaataattgttttcttaataggtCATTAACacacatatattaattttttttttaaaaattgtgtaTTNTCAACTGAGCTAGCTACTGagatttgaaaacatttttctatatattttttgcttcatagaaattaaattcaatttgcTATAAATTTGCCAAGCCAGGCTGTATATACTACTATTTCATATGACTCTTTACTCCACCAAGAATTTTAATACTACTATTATACTACTATATATTAAAGTTTACCTTAAGGTTTTTGTGCATGACACAAAGCACTAGAAAGGGACAAATTTATAAAATCCTTTTTTATAGTTTTGCAGACTATCTTATCATATAGTGATCATTTGCCTTTTGTActctttttaaaactattttgtACCCTAAATTTTTCACTGACATTCTtggaataatttaaaaattgtactttttttttctttctacaaaAGATGGAGAGTTTGCTTTGTGATGAAATTTGgctagaaaaagaagaagaattcaaaaataatgttgaaaattcttgtttttttaaatcaaaagaagATTGTGAAGAGGCttttaagattttattaaaCAAGGAGATAAGTTACATGCCTAAAATAGGCTATGTGAAGTTTATAAAAGAGAATTGTTTTATTGAAAATGCAAGGTTTAAGGCTATTCATTGGCTTATTAAGGtaatttcatcttttctttaatAAATCATGTCTCACATCTATCTATCGTAAAGACGTAGATTCAGTAGCagaaacaaaattttcatgaaGATATAATGAGTGATTTTTCCGACAAATGAAGTTTGGATGAACCCTTTCTTGATCCCTCTATCTCCGCCCCTTAAGACGTTCATATAGTATAGTCTCAATTAGCTCAACTgcattcaataattttttatacgaaatttcaaatttattataatctcaaaagaaattatcaatttttttttgtgttttttatctcctaattttattttattttaatgattatgAACATATTGTAAAGTCTCAAAGGAGGTGGAATCTCTCATTTGGGACTTGTTTTGGTGCTGCAAGTTACCTTGATCGGTTTATCTCTTTAAACAAGTGTCAGGtaacaatattaatttatattaaagttttttttagatatatgtatatatattaaaaaataaattaattcgagttaattgatcaaattttatattacacaatctttttttttgtagggATGGAAATATTGGATGTTTGAGTTACTCTCAATTGCATGTTTGTCTGTGTCCTCTAAATTCCATGAAACAAGTCCCCCTCAATTGCTTGAATTACAggtagttttttatttttatattatcattattgaTAGATAGATTAACTCGAGTGTCGatcaaatgtaattttttttcattctcatACGATAGGGGTGGATCTACGTACACATTATTATCTTCAGactatatttatgaaattatactgATTATGTTATtaactgttgttgttgtttgatATATAGATGGAAGGAGTTGAACATTTGTTTgaatcaacaatgattcaacgtATGGAATTGACATTATTGGAGACTTTAGGATGGAGATTAAATTCCACAACACCATATtcatatattgaattatttcaATGGAATATTAATACACTCAAATTATCCCTCCTTCGAGATTTTACTTCATGTGTCAATGACCTACTTCTTCGAATTCTTTTAGGTAACTTAAAACTCGAATTGATTTCTGTTATTCGATTTATAATTATCTCAGAAAGATTACAGTTAGTTGAGTGTTACGTATAAAAAATCAACCACTTAAaactattcttcttcttttttattgaaaaaatttaaattatatatactaaCAGATCgattaatatttatatgttgaCAGATGTTAAATTCTTGGAGTTCAGGCCTTGTGTGATTGCACAATCTGTTGTTACATG
The nucleotide sequence above comes from Solanum pennellii chromosome 9, SPENNV200. Encoded proteins:
- the LOC107030707 gene encoding putative cyclin-D7-1 yields the protein MESLLCDEIWLEKEEEFKNNVENSCFFKSKEDCEEAFKILLNKEISYMPKIGYVKFIKENCFIENARFKAIHWLIKSQRRWNLSFGTCFGAASYLDRFISLNKCQGWKYWMFELLSIACLSVSSKFHETSPPQLLELQMEGVEHLFESTMIQRMELTLLETLGWRLNSTTPYSYIELFQWNINTLKLSLLRDFTSCVNDLLLRILLDVKFLEFRPCVIAQSVVTCISEDLSLLIDDSCFNNFTRLIPQNQKDDLSKCQRMMINKQFLIKEYQELITSEVFNYGPSSPVTVLTMDQHDLCDIPQRGY